A single window of Penaeus vannamei isolate JL-2024 chromosome 24, ASM4276789v1, whole genome shotgun sequence DNA harbors:
- the LOC138866134 gene encoding uncharacterized protein, with product MLAGQAPPLDFYAVLEGMVYQGYRDHKEAIGSPEELIRRVFLQGLPSWLKELLALKEGDSVQSLVEASQRLWNARNHEDLVLQRDFVTRLVLIAVRHISDRHLFVGDVKEKVTFADSVPFRMARGEELHSPPSIKGARERSAFEENQISYEGERQLTEAAVQTVSEVSEITAQGPCGRPLVKIRVGGVAVTAFIDTGSEVTLLKMSASQTMTPKRIYHEGRGLRGVSGRLFEATSEWDVDVSFGNGRRIRKCCHRLCLVEGIDFPGDVLIGMDFLQRFCYQLLHNHAPQRDYLKLQGIILPITYANHCQKLALKRTTLCPPRSGRYVLVTVPQTFNDKEVILEAATDKVVVPRTVVVPENGTASVWVVNGGARPIHLRNGTHVATGSLCTVVDMKHSSERSHSAEEQVKDNSNVPKHLPGEFNINGDASDPDVRFEEDDFDVAYGQLDFGYDESDFVVFPETSLDDPPDIASVAMATDTQETGPDLSHLSDTQREDILSLLVNYPRLFSSDKFSIGTVPGVQHRIPTHETQPLCTRQWRLPEESKQQIRKECDAMLEAGVIEPSTSPWLSPVVLVKKKDGTVRFCVDYRRLNSVTIADTYPLPRIDELVDELRETAVFSLLDSRSAYWSIPVAPEDRPKAAFSDGYRLFQWRRMPFGLSTAPTTFQRTMNAILSPVLGRYTLAYLDDIVAYSKNFDEHLCHLKETLDILDCAGFKLNVNKCEFVVQNFRFLGFRVTPEGILPDPDKVRAIVEMPAPKTVRGVRRFLGATGFFRRHVPDYAKVAAPLTQLIKKDNRFRWTDECQKAFQSLKDALMNAPILRQPNFAIPFEIHMDASQVPIGATLMQRDSENKPHAIAYYSRKLRGPETRYSAIDAEALAVVESVPTFDPYVYGHRFTVYTDHRPLVYVFTKKTVSKDV from the exons ATGCTTGCAGGGCAGGCTCCTCCTCTTGATTTTTATGCAGTGCTTGAAGGCATGGTGTACCAAGGCTATCGAGATCACAAAGAAGCCATAGGTAGCCCCGAGGAGTTAATACGAAGGGTATTTTTACAGGGATTGCCAAGCTGGCTAAAAGAACTTCTAGCTCTGAAAGAAGGTGACTCGGTTCAGTCACTTGTTGAAGCTTCACAGCGATTGTGGAATGCTAGA AACCACGAAGATCTGGTATTGCAGAGAGATTTCGTGACGCGCCTCGTACTTATCGCGGTTCGGCATATCAGCGATCGACACTTGTTTGTTGGGGATGTCAAAGAGAAGGTCACATTCGCAGACAGTGTCCCTTTCAGGATGGCCAGAGGGGAGGAGCTCCACTCACCTCCGAGTATCAAAGGAGCCCGAGAAAGGTCAGCTTTCGAGGAGAACCAGATTTCGTACGAAGGAGAACGACAGTTGACAGAGGCTGCGGTCCAGACAGTATCTGAGGTTTCTGAGATCACTGCTCAAGGTCCATGTGGGAGACCTCTAGTGAAGATCCGTGTTGGAGGAGTTGCAGTTACAGCTTTTATTGATACCGGATCTGAAGTTACTCTGCTTAAAATGAGTGCTTCACAGACAATGACTCCGAAAAGAATTTATCATGAAGGACGTGGTCTTCGAGGAGTTTCAGGCCGGCTCTTCGAGGCTACATCTGAATGGGATGTCGATGTATCCTTTGGTAATGGCAGGAGAATCCGGAAGTGTTGTCATAGATTGTGTTTGGTGGAGGGTATAGATTTTCCGGGAGATGTTCTTATTGGAATGGATTTTCTGCAAAGATTCTGTTACCAGCTGTTACATAATCATGCTCCACAAAGAGATTACCTGAAGCTTCAAGGGATAATACTCCCTATAACATATGCT AATCACTGTCAGAAGTTGGCCCTCAAGAGAACCACCTTGTGTCCTCCTCGTAGTGGTCGGTATGTTTTGGTGACTGTGCCTCAGACATTTAATGATAAGGAAGTGATTCTAGAAGCAGCCACTGACAAAGTTGTTGTACCAAGGACGGTAGTTGTTCCCGAGAATGGGACAGCTTCCGTATGGGTTGTGAATGGAGGAGCTCGTCCTATACACCTGCGAAATGGTACACACGTGGCAACTGGATCACTATGCACTGTGGTGGATATGAAGCATTCATCTGAAAGATCTCATTCTGCTGAGGAGCAGGTTAAGGATAACTCAAACGTTCCTAAACATTTACCAGGGGAAttcaatattaatggtgatgcctCTGACCCAGACGTCAGATTTGAGGAAGATGATTTTGACGTAGCCTACGGTCAATTAGACTTTGGTTATGATGAAAGTGACTTTGTTGTTTTTCCTGAGACAAGTTTAGATGATCCTCCAGATATTGCATCGGTTGCTATGGCAACAGACACTCAAGAAACTGGTCCAGATTTGAGCCACTTATCAGACACGCAACGTGAGGATATCCTGTCACTTTTGGTTAATTATCCACGACTCTTTAGCTCAGATAAATTTTCTATTGGCACTGTACCAGGTGTACAACATCGTATACCTACCCATGAGACTCAGCCATTATGTACGCGTCAATGGCGACTACCTGAAGAATCTAAACAGCAGATACGGAAAGAGTGTGACGCTATGCTTGAGGCTGGTGTGATTGAACCAAGCACGTCACCCTGGCTCTCACCCGTAGTACTTGTTAAAAAGAAGGATGGAACAGTTCGCTTCTGTGTAGATTATCGTCGGCTGAACTCTGTGACAATAGCTGACACGTACCCTTTGCCAAGGATCGATGAGCTGGTGGATGAGCTCAGAGAGACAGCAGTCTTTTCATTGCTTGACAGCAGGAGTGCTTACTGGAGTATCCCAGTGGCACCTGAAGATCGGCCCAAAGCGGCATTCAGCGATGGTTATCGCCTTTTTCAATGGCGCCGTATGCCATTTGGTTTGTCTACGGCACCGACAACTTTTCAGCGAACTATGAATGCGATTCTTAGCCCAGTTCTTGGCCGGTACACATTAGCTTACCTAGACGACATTGTTGCCTACAGTAAGAACTTTGACGAACATCTTTGCCATCTGAAAGAAACACTAGACATTTTAGATTGTGCTGGGTTCAAGCTGAATGTTAACAAGTGTGAATTTGTCGTGCAGAACTTCAGGTTCTTAGGATTCAGAGTCACTCCTGAAGGCATTCTCCCTGATCCTGACAAAGTTCGAGCAATTGTGGAGATGCCAGCCCCAAAGACAGTCAGGGGGGTGAGAAGATTCTTAGGAGCTACAGGATTCTTTCGAAGGCATGTTCCAGATTATGCTAAAGTAGCTGCACCATTGACCCAACTCATCAAGAAAGATAATAGATTTAGATGGACAGATGAGTGCCAGAAAGCATTTCAGTCTTTGAAGGATGCTTTGATGAATGCCCCAATTTTACGTCAACCGAATTTTGCTATCCCGTTTGAGATACACATGGACGCATCACAAGTTCCCATTGGTGCTACATTAatgcagagagacagcgagaacaaGCCCCATGCAATAGCTTACTACAGTCGTAAATTGAGAGGACCAGAGACTCGATATTCTGCTATTGATGCTGAGGCTCTTGCCGTTGTTGAGAGCGTTCCGACATTTGATCCTTATGTGTATGGTCACAGATTTACGGTGTACACTGACCATCGACCGCTTGTGTACGTTTTCACAAAGAAAACAGTCTCCAAGGATGTCTAG